A window of the Euwallacea fornicatus isolate EFF26 chromosome 15, ASM4011564v1, whole genome shotgun sequence genome harbors these coding sequences:
- the dy gene encoding uncharacterized protein dy, giving the protein MRLYILLILGLLSEGLSTVAEEVEVVEAVASDDNEDHANKIDKDSNNDQLTMESADQKEQPPKKLAYSGPSRNNNPINLPPPPPPRGNGGQYYNNHKPFKNKPTYDNKNSYNGPPPPPPPPKQAMDKYDKYGPPAADLWPAPVPDMPKIVSLDVKCEKNLMKVYVGFDKPFYGIVFSKGHYSNVHCVHLPAGLGRTSTHFEIGIHACGTSGNTENGLYGYGAESGSGTYFENIIVIQYDPQVQEVWDQARKLRCTWHDQYEKSVTFRPFPVDMLDVVRTDFAGDNVGCWMQIQVGKGPWASEVSGLVKIGQTMTMVLAIKDDDNKFDMLVRNCMAHDGKRAPIQLVDQKGCVTRPKLVSRFTKIKNFGASASVLSYAHFQAFKFPDSMEVHFQCTIQICRYQCPDQCSDGNNHNGYQSTLLDLSHGPDSQYGPPPAIPLDHYIHSGHPRDERRARRSLGSDPETDEVGVNRIIRVVSTGDLTFSLDENGTTTAPTMIFPGTSEQVAPTNGLICMTTPGFAATLIVLLAILLTSCLLSAFLCFKLKPFTHKKIVGWVGFPTTQKVAGKTVATSKSCFYS; this is encoded by the exons cTGAGCACTGTAGCTGAGGAAGTTGAGGTGGTGGAGGCGGTCGCCAGCGATGACAACGAGGACCATGCAAATAAGATCGACAAGGATTCTAATAACGACCAATTGACCATGGAATCTGCAGACCAGAAAGAGCAACCGCCGAAGAAGCTGGCTTACAGTGGTCCTTCTAGAAATAACAACCCTATTAACTTGCCCCCACCACCTCCACCAAGAG GAAATGGGGGACAATACTACAACAACCACAAGCCCTTCAAAAACAAACCCACCTATGATAATAAGAACTCGTATAATggtcctcctcctcctcctcctccaccCAAACAAGCTATGGATAAGTATGACAAGTACGGGCCTCCGGCGGCTGACCTTTGGCCAGCTCCAGTGCCTGACATGCCAAAAATCGTTTCTCTTGATGTGAAATGCGAGAAAAACCTTATGAAAGTTTACGTAGGATTCGACAAACCATTCTATGGGATTGTCTTCAGCAAAGGTCATTATAGTAATGTCCATTGCGTTCATTTACCAGCAGGACTAGGACGTACTTCCACACATTTTGAGATTGGAATTCATGCTTGTGGTACTTCTGGAAACACTGAAAATGGGTTGTATGGTTATGGAGCTGAAAGTGGCAGTGGGACTTATTTTGAGAATATCATTGTTATCCAG TACGATCCTCAAGTTCAAGAAGTGTGGGACCAGGCTCGAAAGCTTAGATGCACGTGGCATGACCAATACGAAAAGTCGGTTACTTTCAGACCGTTTCCTGTAGACATGCTAGATGTCGTAAGGACTGACTTCGCAGGTGATAATGTAGGATGTTGGATGCAAATTCAAGTTGGGAAAG GCCCATGGGCTTCAGAAGTCTCAGGTTTAGTAAAAATCGGCCAAACCATGACGATGGTTCTGGCAATCAAGGACGacgataataaatttgatatgcTGGTGCGTAACTGCATGGCTCATGATGGTAAAAGGGCGCCTATTCAGCTGGTAGATCAAAAGGGCTGTGTCACGAGACCCAAGCTTGTGTCAAG gTTTACCAAAATCAAGAACTTCGGAGCTAGTGCCTCAGTACTGTCGTATGCGCATTTCCAAGCATTTAAATTCCCAGATTCAATGGAAGTGCACTTCCAATGTACTATCCAGATTTGCAGGTATCAATGTCCGGACCAGTGCTCTGATGGGAATAACCATAATGG ctATCAAAGCACCCTGCTTGACCTGTCTCACGGCCCCGATAGTCAATATGGCCCACCCCCTGCCATACCTCTCGACCACTACATCCATTCAGGTCATCCCCGTGACGAAAGAAGGGCACGGAGATCTTTGGGAAGTGATCCTGAAACCGACGAAGTTGGGGTAAACCGAATAATCCGGGTGGTCAGCACTGGGGACCTCACGTTCTCTTTGGACGAGAATGGTACCACAACAGCCCCTACGATGATATTCCCGGGTACCAGCGAGCAGGTGGCGCCTACTAACGGCTTGATCTGCATGACAACTCCAGGATTCGCGGCAACGTTAATCGTATTGCTAGCCATTTTGCTGACTTCGTGCTTGCTGTCAGCTTTTTTGTGCTTCAAACTGAAGCCTTTTACACATAAGAAAATTGTGGGATGGGTGGGGTTTCCCACCACCCAAAAAGTTGCCGGTAAAACTGTGGCTACCtcgaaaagttgtttttattcGTGA